A window of the Arachis duranensis cultivar V14167 chromosome 5, aradu.V14167.gnm2.J7QH, whole genome shotgun sequence genome harbors these coding sequences:
- the LOC107490619 gene encoding putative pentatricopeptide repeat-containing protein At1g12700, mitochondrial isoform X5, which yields MLRYALQIPNSVSHFALRLCFPSTSSLHSHSQSQSLDEAVDSFTRMLSVRRTPPIIQFNKILGSLSKTKHFHEGVSLFKQLQARGIAPDLFTLNILINCCCGMGHMALAFSILAKIFRMGFQPDTITLNTLIKGLCLSGNVEKALHFHERRLDQGFQFNEVTYGTLINGLCKTGNTAAAIQVLRKIPRHGIVPNVVMYSAIIDSLCKDTLVSDAFHLYSEMLAKGIYPNVITYSSLIFGLCLVGQFKEAIDLLSDMVLKNITPNVYTYNTLIDGLCKEGKIKDAKSLLAVMAKSGVKPDVVTYNSLMDGHCLVNEVNKAKYIFNTMAQSRVSLDVQSYSIMINGFCKSKMVDEALNLFEEMRRKNLVPDTVTYSTLIDGLSKSKRISCALELLVKMHERGPPANVVTYNSLLDGMFNIKQVDKALMLFKQMKESGIDPDICTYNVLIDGLCKGGRLVVAKEIFQDLSVKGYPPNVRTYTIMINGLCREGLFEEALALLSEMEHNGCLPNAVTFETVIRALFEKDENDMAEKFLREMVARGLLN from the coding sequence ATGTTGAGGTATGCTCTTCAAATCCCAAATTCTGTTTCCCACTTTGCTCTCCGTCTTTGCTTCCCTTCAACTTCATCCCTACACTCTCACTCTCAGTCCCAATCGCTTGACGAAGCTGTTGATTCCTTCACTCGCATGCTCTCTGTGCGTCGTACTCCTCCCATCATCCAATTTAACAAGATTTTGGGATCCCTTTCCAAGACGAAGCATTTCCACGAAGGCGTTTCCCTTTTTAAGCAATTGCAAGCCAGGGGAATCGCTCCCGATTTATTTACTTTGAACATCCTAATTAATTGTTGTTGCGGCATGGGTCATATGGCGCTTGCTTTCTCTATATTGGCCAAGATTTTCAGGATGGGTTTTCAGCCTGATACCATAACGTTGAATACACTCATTAAAGGTCTCTGTCTCAGTGGTAATGTTGAAAAAGCACTGCACTTTCATGAGAGAAGGCTGGATCAAGGATTTCAGTTTAATGAAGTCACTTACGGGACCTTAATCAATGGACTCTGTAAGACCGGAAACACAGCAGCTGCTATTCAAGTGTTGAGAAAGATCCCCCGGCATGGGATTGTTCCTAATGTCGTAATGTACAGCGCAATTATTGATAGTCTGTGCAAGGATACACTTGTAAGCGATGCTTTTCATTTATATTCTGAAATGCTTGCTAAGGGAATTTATCCTAATGTTATCACATACAGTTCTCTCATTTTTGGATTGTGTCTTGTGGGTCAATTTAAGGAAGCTATTGATTTGCTAAGTGATATGGTGCTTAAAAACATTACTCCCAATGTTTATACTTACAATACTTTGATTGATGGGCTATGCAAGGAAGGAAAGATCAAAGATGCTAAGAGTCTATTGGCTGTAATGGCGAAATCTGGTGTGAAACCAGATGTGGTTACTTATAACAGCTTAATGGATGGGCATTGTTTGGTTAATGAGGTAAATAAGGCAAAATATATATTCAACACAATGGCCCAAAGTAGAGTTTCACTCGATGTTCAAAGTTACAGTATCATGATTAATGGCTTCTGCAAAAGTAAAATGGTCGATGAAGCCTTGAATCTCTTTGAAGAAATGCGTCGCAAGAACTTGGTTCCAGACACGGTAACTTACAGCACTCTTATTGATGGCTtgagcaaatcaaagagaatctCTTGTGCTTTGGAGCTTCTTGTCAAGATGCACGAAAGAGGTCCACCTGCTAATGTAGTCACTTACAATTCCTTGTTGGATGGGATgttcaatatcaaacaagttgACAAGGCACTTATGTTATTCAAGCAAATGAAAGAGAGTGGCATTGATCCAGATATATGCACGTACAATGTACTTATTGATGGCTTATGCAAAGGTGGAAGACTTGTAGTTGCAAAAGAGATTTTTCAAGATCTTTCTGTGAAAGGCTATCCTCCAAATGTGAGGACATACACTATTATGATCAATGGGCTCTGCAGAGAGGGCTTGTTTGAAGAAGCATTGGCCCTGCTGTCGGAAATGGAACACAATGGTTGCTTACCAAATGCTGTTACTTTTGAAACTGTTATTCGGGCtttgtttgaaaaagatgagaatgACATGGCGGAGAAATTTCTTCGGGAAATGGTTGCTAGAGGCTTATTGAATTGA
- the LOC107490619 gene encoding pentatricopeptide repeat-containing protein At1g62930, chloroplastic isoform X2, with protein sequence MLSSSTSRFTFIFRYSLLQIPNFLSFPSSSSLHSHSTRQVDEAVHSFTRMLSMRRPPSSIIQFTKILGSLAKTNHFSTAISLFQQLQARGIAPNLFTLSIIINCCCGMGRMTLAFSVLAKILRMDYQPNTVTLTTILKGLCLSGSVEKAVRFHDKVLAHGFQFNQVTYGTLINGLCKTGQTSAAIQVLRNIPRYGIAPNVFMYSAIIDSLCKDTLVSQAFHLFSEMLAKGISPNVITYNSLIFGLCLEGQYKEAIDLLSDMVLRNITPDVCTYNTLIDGLCKEGKIKDAKSVLAVMAKHGVKPNVVTYTSLMDGYCLVNEVNKAKYIFNTMAQIRVLPNVQSYNIMINGFCKSKMVDEALNLFEEMRRKNLVPNTVTYSTLIDGLSKSKRISCALELLVKMHERGPPANIVTYNSLLDGMFNIKQVDKALMLFKQMKENGIDPDICTYNVLIDGLCKGGRLVVAKEIFKDLSVKGYPPNVRTYTIMINGLCREGLFEEALALLSEMEHNGCLPNAVTFETVIRALFEKDENDMAEKLLREMVARGLLN encoded by the coding sequence ATGTTGTCATCCTCAACCTCAAGGTTCACTTTCATTTTTAGGTATTCTCTTCTCCAAATCcctaattttctttccttccctTCCTCTTCATCCCTTCACTCTCATTCTACTCGCCAAGTTGATGAAGCTGTTCATTCCTTCACTCGCATGCTCTCTATGCGTCGCCCTCCATCATCCATCATCCAATTCACCAAGATTTTGGGATCTCTTGCCAAGACCAACCATTTCTCCACCGCCATTTCCCTTTTTCAGCAATTGCAAGCCAGGGGAATCGctcccaacttatttactttgAGCATCATAATTAATTGTTGTTGCGGCATGGGTCGTATGACGCTTGCTTTCTCTGTATTGGCCAAGATTCTCAGAATGGATTATCAACCTAATACGGTAACATTGACAACAATCCTGAAAGGTCTCTGTCTCTCTGGTAGTGTTGAAAAAGCAGTGCGCTTTCATGACAAAGTGCTGGCTCATGGATTTCAGTTTAATCAAGTCACTTATGGGACCTTGATCAATGGGCTCTGTAAGACCGGACAGACATCAGCTGCTATTCAAGTGTTGAGAAACATCCCACGTTATGGCATTGCTCCTAATGTCTTCATGTACAGCGCAATTATTGATAGCCTCTGCAAGGATACACTTGTAAGTCAGGCTTTTCATTTATTCTCTGAAATGCTTGCTAAGGGAATTTCTCCCAATGTTATCACATACAATTCTCTCATTTTTGGATTGTGTCTTGAGGGTCAATATAAGGAAGCCATTGATTTGTTAAGTGATATGGTGCTTAGAAACATTACTCCAGATGTTTGTACCTATAATACTTTGATTGATGGGCTATGCAAGGAAGGAAAGATCAAAGATGCAAAGAGTGTATTGGCTGTAATGGCAAAACATGGTGTGAAACCAAATGTGGTTACTTACACCAGCTTAATGGATGGATATTGTTTGGTTAATGAGGTAAATAAGGCAAAATATATATTCAACACAATGGCCCAAATTAGAGTGTTACCCAATGTTCAAAGTTACAATATCATGATTAATGGCTTCTGCAAAAGTAAAATGGTCGATGAAGCCTTGAATCTCTTTGAAGAAATGCGTCGCAAGAACTTGGTTCCAAACACGGTAACTTACAGCACACTTATTGATGGCTtgagcaaatcaaagagaatctCTTGTGCTTTGGAGCTACTTGTCAAGATGCACGAAAGAGGTCCACCCGCTAACATAGTCACTTACAATTCCTTGTTGGATGGGATgttcaatatcaaacaagttgACAAGGCACTTATGTTATTCAAGCAAATGAAAGAGAATGGCATTGATCCAGATATATGCACGTACAATGTACTTATTGATGGCCTATGCAAAGGTGGAAGACTTGTAGTTGCAAAAGAGATTTTTAAAGATCTTTCTGTGAAAGGCTATCCTCCAAATGTGAGGACATACACTATTATGATCAATGGGCTCTGCAGAGAGGGCTTGTTTGAAGAAGCATTGGCCCTGCTGTCGGAAATGGAACACAATGGTTGCTTACCAAATGCTGTGACTTTTGAAACTGTTATTCGTGCtttgtttgaaaaagatgagaatgACATGGCGGAGAAACTTCTTCGGGAAATGGTTGCTAGAGGCTTATTGAATTGA